The following are from one region of the Pectobacterium actinidiae genome:
- a CDS encoding protein adenylyltransferase SelO encodes MQQTPLFNNHYFHQLPGFYTALQPTPLHGARLLYHSEGLAAELGLSSEWFTPEQDAVWSGERLLPGMTPLAQVYSGHQFGVWAGQLGDGRGILLGEQQLADGRSMDWHLKGAGLTPYSRMGDGRAVLRSAIREFLASEAMHHLGIPTTRALTIVTSTHPVQREQEEKGAMLLRVAESHVRFGHFEHFYYRREPEKVRQLAEYVIARYWPQWENDERRYELWFGDVVERTARLITHWQAVGFAHGVMNTDNMSILGLTIDYGPYGFLDAYQPDFICNHSDHRGRYAFDNQPAVGLWNLHRLAQALSGLMDTETLERALARYEPALMQHYGTLMRAKLGLFTASPEDNDVLVGLLRLMQQEGSDYTRTFRLLADSEKQELRSPLRDEFIDRAAFDSWFANYRQRLMQEEQGDEERRRLMNATNPKYVLRNYLAQMAIERAENDDISVLARLHQALCRPYDDQPDMNDLAALPPEWGKHLEISCSS; translated from the coding sequence ATGCAGCAAACACCGTTATTCAATAATCACTATTTTCATCAACTGCCGGGATTTTACACCGCGCTACAGCCGACGCCGCTGCATGGCGCTCGTCTGCTTTATCACAGCGAGGGATTGGCCGCGGAACTCGGCCTGTCGTCTGAATGGTTTACGCCAGAACAGGACGCCGTCTGGAGCGGTGAGCGTTTGCTGCCGGGCATGACGCCGCTGGCGCAGGTTTATAGCGGCCATCAGTTTGGCGTGTGGGCCGGCCAGTTGGGGGACGGGCGTGGCATCCTGCTAGGAGAACAACAGTTGGCAGATGGCCGCAGCATGGACTGGCACTTGAAAGGTGCGGGGCTGACGCCGTATTCACGTATGGGCGACGGTCGTGCCGTACTGCGTTCAGCAATACGCGAATTTCTGGCTTCGGAAGCGATGCACCATCTGGGGATCCCCACCACGCGGGCGCTGACGATTGTCACCAGCACACATCCGGTTCAGCGTGAGCAAGAAGAAAAGGGGGCGATGTTGCTGCGCGTGGCGGAAAGCCATGTGCGTTTCGGTCATTTTGAGCACTTTTACTATCGCCGTGAACCAGAAAAGGTGCGTCAGTTGGCGGAGTATGTGATCGCCCGCTATTGGCCGCAGTGGGAAAACGACGAGCGTCGTTATGAGCTGTGGTTTGGTGATGTGGTAGAACGTACCGCGCGGCTGATTACACATTGGCAGGCCGTTGGGTTTGCGCACGGCGTAATGAATACGGACAACATGTCGATTTTGGGACTGACCATCGACTACGGCCCTTACGGCTTTTTAGATGCCTACCAGCCTGATTTCATTTGCAATCATTCCGACCATCGCGGGCGCTATGCGTTTGATAATCAGCCCGCTGTGGGGCTGTGGAATTTGCATCGTCTGGCGCAGGCGCTGTCGGGGCTGATGGACACAGAAACGTTGGAGCGTGCGCTTGCTCGCTATGAACCAGCGTTGATGCAGCACTATGGCACGCTGATGCGCGCTAAGCTGGGCTTATTTACCGCGAGCCCGGAGGATAATGACGTGCTGGTCGGGCTGCTGCGTTTGATGCAGCAGGAAGGTAGCGATTATACCCGCACGTTCCGGCTGCTGGCAGATAGCGAGAAGCAAGAATTGCGCTCGCCGCTCCGTGATGAATTCATCGACAGAGCCGCGTTTGATAGCTGGTTTGCGAACTATCGCCAGAGGCTGATGCAGGAAGAGCAGGGCGATGAGGAACGTCGTCGGTTGATGAATGCAACGAACCCGAAATATGTTCTGCGTAATTATCTGGCACAAATGGCGATTGAACGGGCGGAAAACGACGACATCAGTGTGCTGGCGCGTCTGCATCAGGCGCTGTGTCGGCCGTATGATGATCAGCCTGATATGAACGATTTAGCGGCGCTACCGCCAGAATGGGGTAAGCATCTGGAGATTTCCTGCTCCAGCTAG
- a CDS encoding EAL domain-containing protein: MRIHLAVDYTSDYVFWPIFRLDGTLLAVEMISHFNGLSGKLSMPADLLLMQLSPRQQYNFFCEQLHFIKDRSAWFIDNHIQLVLKVGRQITEMLIKSDVLRSEIKRLDFVLLEINELFPQLSQGKENATLLNLSQSVPLWLDNFGSGKTTLKPLHDGLVRGVKLDRQFITQLLSRPGNTLMMEPLLRTIKNSYSGISIVATEIDTMASLNKMRSLNIDAVQGQMWPAVHFDRLEQRTAIID, encoded by the coding sequence ATGCGCATCCATCTTGCTGTTGATTACACCAGTGACTACGTTTTTTGGCCGATATTCAGGTTGGATGGAACGCTGCTGGCTGTCGAAATGATCAGCCATTTTAATGGGCTTTCAGGCAAGTTGAGTATGCCAGCCGATCTTCTCCTCATGCAGTTAAGTCCACGACAACAATATAATTTTTTTTGTGAACAACTGCATTTTATCAAAGATAGATCCGCATGGTTTATTGATAACCACATTCAGCTCGTGCTGAAGGTTGGGCGTCAAATAACCGAAATGCTAATTAAATCCGACGTGCTGCGCAGCGAAATCAAACGTCTCGATTTTGTGCTGTTGGAGATTAATGAACTCTTCCCTCAGCTATCGCAGGGGAAAGAAAACGCCACGCTGCTGAATTTGAGTCAATCCGTTCCTTTATGGTTGGATAACTTTGGTTCGGGAAAAACAACGCTTAAACCTTTGCACGATGGGCTAGTACGTGGAGTGAAATTAGATCGTCAGTTTATCACGCAGCTTTTATCGCGCCCGGGCAATACGCTGATGATGGAACCCTTACTGCGGACGATTAAAAACAGCTATTCAGGTATCAGTATCGTCGCCACAGAGATCGATACTATGGCGAGCCTGAACAAAATGAGGTCGCTAAACATTGATGCCGTTCAAGGCCAAATGTGGCCCGCCGTACATTTTGACAGGCTTGAGCAACGCACGGCAATTATTGATTAA
- a CDS encoding heme ABC transporter ATP-binding protein, translated as MTDSALDRTLVARHLRFQTNGRTLTDDVSLELHSGEIVAIIGPNGAGKSTLLRLLTGYLTPDEGECLLAGQPFSHWQPGALAKTRAVMRQHSGMAFAFSVRDVVAMGRSPHGRYPKNDDVIQQVMAQTGCLELATRDYRQLSGGEQQRVQLARVLAQLWHPEPTPGWLFLDEPTSALDLYHQQHLLRLLKQLTREQPLSACCVLHDLNLAALYADRILLLHEGKLVAQGTPAQVLQIDTLTHWYRADLSVGSHPDYTIPQVYLRQ; from the coding sequence ATGACTGACTCAGCGCTCGACCGGACATTGGTCGCACGTCATCTACGCTTTCAGACCAACGGACGCACTCTGACGGATGACGTTTCTCTGGAACTGCACAGTGGGGAAATCGTCGCGATTATCGGTCCTAACGGTGCGGGGAAATCCACCCTGCTCCGTTTACTGACCGGTTATTTGACGCCAGATGAAGGTGAGTGCTTGTTAGCCGGACAGCCTTTTTCGCACTGGCAGCCCGGCGCGCTTGCCAAAACGCGCGCGGTGATGCGTCAACATAGCGGTATGGCGTTTGCGTTTAGCGTAAGAGATGTCGTTGCGATGGGTCGCTCCCCTCATGGGCGCTATCCGAAAAATGATGATGTTATTCAGCAAGTCATGGCACAAACGGGCTGTCTGGAACTGGCTACGCGCGACTATCGTCAGCTTTCCGGCGGGGAGCAGCAGCGTGTACAACTGGCTCGCGTGCTGGCACAGCTGTGGCACCCTGAACCGACGCCGGGTTGGTTGTTTCTCGATGAACCGACTTCGGCGCTGGATCTGTATCATCAGCAGCACCTCTTACGGCTACTCAAACAGCTTACACGCGAACAGCCGTTATCCGCATGCTGCGTCCTGCACGATCTGAATCTGGCCGCGCTGTACGCCGACCGTATTCTGCTGCTGCACGAAGGGAAGCTGGTGGCACAAGGCACGCCCGCGCAGGTGTTACAGATAGACACGCTGACCCACTGGTATCGCGCCGATCTCAGCGTCGGTTCACACCCTGACTACACCATTCCGCAAGTTTATCTGCGGCAATAG
- the lplA gene encoding lipoate--protein ligase LplA, translated as MSSLRLLISDSYDPWFNLAVEECIFRQMPTTQRVLFLWRNAETVVIGRAQNPWKECNTRRMEEDGITLARRSSGGGAVFHDLGNTCFTFMAGKPEYDKSVSTQIVLDALSSLGLKASASGRNDLVVETTDGVRKVSGSAYRETKDRGFHHGTLLLNADLSRLADYLNPDAKKLQAKGITSVRSRVANLVELLPSVDHQVISQAVTQAFFAYFGEQCEPEIISPSAHPDLPGFSEQFARQSSWEWNFGQAPDFSHLLDNRFTWGGVELHFDVERGVIVRAQIYTDSLNPAPLEALASALQGTAYRPEALAATCQALIATFPEQQNELQELANWLEQSLR; from the coding sequence ATGTCCTCTCTGCGTTTATTGATCTCCGACTCTTACGATCCCTGGTTTAATTTGGCCGTTGAGGAGTGCATTTTTCGCCAGATGCCCACCACGCAGCGGGTGCTGTTTTTATGGCGCAATGCGGAAACGGTAGTCATCGGTCGTGCCCAAAATCCGTGGAAAGAGTGCAATACACGGCGGATGGAAGAGGATGGGATCACGCTGGCACGGCGCAGCAGCGGCGGTGGAGCGGTCTTCCACGATCTCGGTAATACCTGCTTTACCTTCATGGCGGGCAAACCGGAATACGATAAAAGCGTCTCAACGCAAATTGTTCTGGATGCACTCAGTTCGCTTGGGTTAAAAGCGAGTGCCTCGGGGCGTAACGATCTGGTGGTGGAAACCACGGACGGCGTGCGTAAGGTGTCCGGTTCTGCCTACCGCGAAACCAAAGATCGCGGGTTCCATCACGGCACGCTGCTGCTGAACGCAGATCTCAGTCGTTTAGCGGATTATTTAAACCCGGATGCTAAGAAGCTACAGGCAAAAGGAATTACGTCCGTGCGTTCCCGCGTCGCCAATCTGGTGGAATTGCTGCCTTCTGTCGATCATCAGGTCATTAGTCAGGCCGTGACACAGGCCTTCTTTGCTTATTTTGGCGAACAGTGCGAGCCGGAAATCATCTCGCCATCTGCCCACCCGGATCTACCCGGATTCAGCGAACAGTTTGCGCGTCAAAGTAGCTGGGAATGGAACTTCGGTCAGGCACCAGATTTCTCGCACTTACTGGATAACCGTTTTACCTGGGGCGGCGTTGAATTACATTTCGATGTGGAACGCGGTGTGATTGTCCGTGCACAGATTTATACCGATAGCCTGAACCCCGCGCCGCTAGAAGCACTCGCCTCTGCATTACAGGGAACGGCGTATCGTCCAGAAGCCTTGGCGGCGACGTGTCAGGCACTGATCGCTACCTTCCCCGAACAGCAAAACGAATTGCAGGAACTGGCAAATTGGCTGGAACAAAGCCTGCGCTAG